The candidate division WOR-3 bacterium genomic interval TCCCGGAGGCACTCTGAAATTCCGCGGCCGGGGTGATGCGACAAACGGAGTGATCTATATTACTGACCGAAGCAATAATTTTGCGATTCATGTCAATTCACTCGGAAACGTAAAAGTCTATCGTTATGAAAACGGTTCATGGACCGGTATCTAATTAAATGAACCAAGGAGGATACATGAAAACATTTTCCGGAATTAAAATCAGAGGATTGAAGACACAGAATACTACACCAGCCCGACATCCAAAAGGTTTTACCCTTGTCGAGATTCTTGTTGCAATAGTCATTCTGGCGGTCGGTATTCTCACAGTAAGTCAGATGACGGTTCTGGGAATGAAAACAACTGCAGTGGTAAAACAACATATGGAAGCGAGGGAAGTTCTTGCAAAAGGTCTTGAAGCCATAAAACTTCTGTACATAAATGATCCGCTGCTGACCGACAACTGCGGCGGTAATCCTCTGTTTTTAGATTCT includes:
- a CDS encoding prepilin-type N-terminal cleavage/methylation domain-containing protein, whose amino-acid sequence is MNQGGYMKTFSGIKIRGLKTQNTTPARHPKGFTLVEILVAIVILAVGILTVSQMTVLGMKTTAVVKQHMEAREVLAKGLEAIKLLYINDPLLTDNCGGNPLFLDSITGAYQASPANIVGQTINNTAFDVYWNVVADFPQSNLRTIRMLVYRQGKRLLAADYVKWR